A window of Chitinophagaceae bacterium genomic DNA:
AATACATACAAATGAATTTTGTAGCATCCAGTAACTCCTTGTTAAAACAATTGCAATCAATCAATGGTGTTGTTGCTTCTAATAATTTACTTCCCATACTTGAAGATTTTTTATTTAATTTACAGGACGGGAAACTCCATTTAACAGCAACAGATATAGATACCAGCATGTCAACAGAAATAAATGTTGAATCAAAAAGTAACGGTAAAATTGCTATACCTGCAAAGATGTTACTCGAAATTTTGAAGTCATTACCCGAACAACCCGTTAACTTTAATATAGATGAAGAGAGCTTTTCTGTCGAACTGAAATCTGAATACGGAAAATATAAATTAGCCGGAGAAAATGGAGATGACTTTCCTAAAATACCGGTTGAGGATGATGTTAAAGAAATTGAAATCTCTGCAGAGACTCTATTCAGAGGATTAACTAGCACTCAGTTAGCTGTCAGCGACGATGAATTAAGGCCTGCAATGACAGGAATTTTGTTTCAGATTGATGAAAACGGCCTCACAATGGTAAGTACTGATGCTCATAAATTAGTTCGTTTTAGAAAAACTGATATAAAAACAGATAAGCCTGCTCAATTTATTTTACCTAAAAAAGCGGCTCAACTACTTAGAAACAACCTTACCGGAGAAGACAGTGTTGTAAGGGTAGCTTTCAACAATAAACATGCTTTTTTTACTTTCAAAAGTATGCAAATTATTTGCCGCTTAATCGATGCAAAATTTCCGGATTACAATAGTGTTATACCGGTTGAAAATCCTTTTAAAATGCTGATTGAGAAAAAAGACTTAACCGGGTCATTAAAAAGGGTAATGATATTTTCCAATAAAAGTACAAATCAGGTTTCTCTGAAAATTTCCGGCAACAACTTGAAAATTTCCGGACAAGATATTGAGTTTTACAATGAAGCTCAGGAATCTTTAACTTGTAATTACGAAGGGGAAGATATTGAAATTGGTTTTAATGCAAAATTCCTTTCCGAAATGCTGGGAGTATTAGAAACTGATCAGGTTTCATTTAATTTATCTGCTCCAAACAGGGCGGCCTTACTTTTCCCTGACAAGCAACAGGAAAATGAAGATATTCTTATGCTTATCATGCCTTTAATGATTCGCTCTTAAGAAGTCCAAAACATTTCTTTCACATTGCACTTTTATAACATTCTGTAACTCAGGCATGGCAAGCAACTGAATGCAAACTGCTAAATAATTATTATTTCCATCAAATTATTATTATTTTTGTGATAAAACAAATATATAGTTATGACAGTCGAAAAAAACAAAGTTGTTGCATTAACCTACGAATTAAGTGTAAGTGATGCTGAAGAAACCCCGCAGATGGTTGAAAAAGTTGAAGAAGATAATCCTTTTAAATTTACTGTTGGCGAAGGCAATGTTTTGGAATCTTTTGAAAACAATCTAATGGGAAAAACCCCCGGAGATGAGTTTAAATTTACAATAGAGTCCACAGAAGGATATGGAAATTATGATCCGCAAGCAGTTGCAAAAGTGCCTTTGGAAGTATTTTCTGTAGAAGGTGTTGACAAGAATGAATTATTAAAGGAAGGCAATGTGGTTCCTATGCAGGATAATCAAGGAAATCGTTTGCAAGGAAGAGTAATGGATGTAGGAAACGAAGACGTTACTATGGACTTTAACCATCCTTTAGCCGGTAAAAACCTGCATTTTAAAGGAACTATCGTTGGAGTAGAATAAGCGAATTATTCTTTTAAATATACCCTTTTTATCCTTGGAGATAAAGAAGTTAATACTTCATAAGGTATAGTATGATTTTGGGAAGCCATCTTTAAGATGGCTTCTCTATTTTCAAAAACAATCACTTCGTCACCAACTTCCACATCTTCAACATTTGTAACATCTACCATTGCCATGTCCATACAAATGTTACCAATAGTTGGACAAAACTGATTTTTGATTAAAACCTGCCAGTTGCCATTCCCCAATAATCGGTTAAATCCATCGGCATAACCAATTGCGATAGTCGCTATTTTACTGTCTTTTCTCAAATAATTCTCCCCTGTGTAACCAATTGAACTATCTTTTTTTAAGTTTTTGACCTGCAAAACGGAAGTTTTTAAAGCATGTACATTTTTTAAGTTTTTGTAGTGTAATTCATTGCTGTCAAAACCATATAACCCAATTCCTAAGCGAACCATATCATAGGCCTTTTCAGGATAAAAAGATATACCCGAAGAGTTTAAAATGTGCATTAAAAACGGGTGTGGATAGGTTTTTCGGATATCTGCACACGCATTCTCAAAAACACTTAATTGTGTCCTTGTAAATTCTTTTTTTTCCGGATTGTCAGCTGCCGAGAGATGGCTAAAAACCGATTGAATTTTCAAAAGCTTTTTTTTCTGAATTCTTTTGCTCAATTTTTCTGTTTCCTCAGGCATAAAACCAAGCCGGTGCATTCCGGTATCAATTTTTATATGCACAGGGTATGGAAGTGGAATATCTTCGTATACCAGCATATCTTCCAATTTTTTTTCAAATTCATTGAGAACTTCAAAGCTATACAATTCAGGTTCCAGGCGATAAGCAATGACACTTTCCAAAGCATCATAATCCGGGCTCATAACCATTATCGGCAGTTTTATGTTTTGTTTTTTTAAATTTATCCCCTCATCTGTATATGCTACAGCGAGATAGTGAATTCCCTGCCACTCTAAAAATGAAGAAATCTCTTCTGCTCCACTTCCATATCCCAATGCCTTAACCATCACCATTAATTTTGTATCAGCAGGAACCAGCGTTTGAAAATAATTCAGGTTATGAGCCAAATTATCCAGATTTATTTCTAATCTGGTCCGGTGTACTTGTTTTTGGAAAAAAGAAGTGATTTTTTCAAATTGATATTTGCGGGCTCCTTTTATCAAGACACAGCTATCATTTATTGCATTTGCTTCTGCCGATTGCAAAAAACTTTGTACCTCTTGAAAAACACTTACTTTAAATGGGTACTTTTCGGTATGTTTTTTTAAAAATGTACTCCATTTATCGCCTATTGCAATAAACTTATCAATCTCCTTAGCTTCTAAAACCCTCAGTATTTCTTTATAAACTATCTCCGGTTTTTGACTGTCCTCTGTCAGGTCAGATAGTATCAGAGTGTGTAACTGTTTTTGACGTTGACTTTTAGCATAATCCAGTGCTATCAGCAAAGCCGTTAAATCATTATTGTAACTGTCATCTATCAAAACATTATTGTTCTTGCCCTCCCTAATTTCCAGACGCATTTTTAACTGCGGTAAGGCTGAAAAAAGCTCTTTTAACTTTTTTTCATTCCACAAACCGAGTGTATAGCACACATATAATGTATGTATTGCATTTTCAGCTGAGGCTGCATCACAAAACGGAATTACGACCTCAATTTTATCATCATGGGCCGCAGCAGAAATTTTTAATTGATTATTGGGTATTTTTTTAATCTCAGCAAAATATGCTCCTTTTCTCTGCATAGACCAATCAATAACGCTTCCTCTAAAATTCTTTAGAAAAGGAGTTTCTTCAATTACAGCATAATCACTACAATAAATAAATGTCTCTGATCCTTTAAAAAGCTGCATTTTTTCGGCAGCTTTTTCCTTTAATGATTTAAAGCCGCTATCATGGGCACTTCCAATATTTGTCAAAACACCAATCTTGGGTTTTAGAATATTTTCAAGCTTTTCCATCTCGCCTGTTTGAGATATTCCGGCTTCAAAAATCCCCAAATTATGTGTATTGTTTGTCTTTAAAACAGACAGAGGAACTCCGGTTTGAGAATTGTAGCTTGCCGGACTGCGACTGATTGTATAAAAAGAAGATAAAATAAAGTTCAGCCATTCCTTTACTATCGTTTTTCCATTGCTTCCGGTTATGGCGATTACCGGAAAATTAAACTGTTGTCTATAGTGAGCCGCTATTTTTTGAAGAGAATCAATAATATTTTCAGAACTAAGAAAAACAGCATCGGGATATTCATTTACATCAACTTTTTTCTCAGTAAAAAAAGCTCTTACTCCTTTTTCATACAAAGACTGAATATATCTGTGTCCGTCCTGTCGTTTCCCTTTCCATGCAAAAAATAGAGTGTTTTCCGGATCTGTCAGTTGTCTGCTATCCGTTAAAAAGCTTTGAATCACCCTATTATGACTGTAACCAAAGGTTTTAGCATTAGTAATCTCTGCAATTTCTTTTATCGTAAAATTCTCCAATATTTTTTCATTAGTAATCAAGAAATCCAACCTGCAAACTTTCTCCTAACTGCCTCACCGGATACTTCTTTAATCTATAAAAGCTATCACCTGAACATAGGCTTGTTTTTACATTAAACTTATAAGAATGCAATGGGCAAACTAAAAATCCGGAAGAAGTACAGAATCCTTTATCAAAAGGCCCTCCGGCATGCGGACATTTATTATCTACTGCAAAAAATTCCCCTTTCATTTTGCCAATGCAAAGTTCTTTTCCATGAATATAAACTTTTTTTAGTTCAAATTCTTTCAATTGAGATATAGAAGGATCCTTTATATCGTTCCAAACTACATTTTTCATAGGGTGTTGGGGTTATTTGTAAACAAATTTGAGGGTTTTTGCATTAATTTCTAAATTTTTGCGTTTAGAAAAATGCTACAGATATTAAACGTGTAATCTCTTAAGTTTACATAAATTTGAGAAAAATAAATAAATGATGGTGAATTTTTTACGGAAAAAGGCAACCCTATTGCTTTTTTTAAGTTTTTTCATTTCCACTTCGGTTTTTTCACAAATTTTAGAACCGGTAAAATGGAGCTTTAGCTATGAAAAAACCGGAGAAAATACCTATGACTTAATTTTTACTGCAAATATTGATGAGGGTTGGTATGTCTACTCTCAGTTTGTTGATGATAATGGTCCAATTCCCACTACTTTTGAATTTGATGAAAGCTCAGCCTTTAAACTGATTGGAAATACCAAGGAAAGCGGAGAAATTATCGAAGATGGTTACGACCATTTTTTTGATATGGATTTGAAAAAAATTGGCAAAAAAGGCGTTTTTACACAAAGTATAGAGTCTACCGAAAAAAACTTTACCGTTAACGGCTATCTGGAATTCATGACCTGTGATGACGAGAGGTGCTTGCCTCCTGACATGGTTGACTTTGAGTTTAACGTTAAAGCTGCTTCCGAAACTTCCGATATATCTCTGTCTGGGGCTCCTTCCGAACAGAGTAGCGGGCTGTTAGAGCCTGTTAAGTGGAATTATAAAATCGTTGAAGAGGATGGAGACCTCTTTGTTGTTTTTGAAGCACTGATTGATGAGGGATGGTATGTATACTCAGGCAATGTGCCTGAGGGAGGACCGATTCCAACAACTTTTGAATTTGAAGAAGATGGGGAATTTTCATTAATAGGCGATATAGAAGAATGGGGAGAAAAAACGGAAGAAGGTCTCGACCAGTTCTTCGATATGGAACTTACAAAGTATGCTGTGAGAGCAGTCTTCAGACAACAAATAGATGCTGAAAATAAAGACATTCCTGTCCGTGGTTTTCTTGAGTTTATGACTTGTGATGATACACGCTGTTTGCCGCCTGACTTTATTGAATTTGCAATTAACACCGATGACGACAGTCCAATTCAAACAGACAGATATGGACTAACAGCAGTACAAACACCTGTTGAAGAAAACAGATCAATGTGGGGTATTTTTATAGCCGGATTTATTGGTGGACTAATTGCCCTTTTGACTCCTTGTGTTTTCCCGATGATTCCATTGACGGTTAGCTTTTTCACGAAAAGCAGTACTACAAAAAGAAAAGGGGTTGCTAATGCTTCTCTTTATGCCGTATTCATCATAGTGATTTATGTTGTATTGGGATATTTGGTAACGGTAATTTTAGGAGCAGATGCACTGAATAGAATGGCAACAAGTGCCTTTTTTAACATGCTTTTCTTTGCTGTCTTTGTCATTTTTGCAATTTCCTTTTTTGGATATTTTGAAATATCCCTTCCCACTTCGTTAGTTAATAAAGTAGACAGTGCCTCAGATGTAGGAGGAATCGTAGGTAACTTCTTCATGGCATTTACCCTGGTTTTAGTGAGCTTTTCCTGTACAGGACCAATCGTGGGAACATTACTTGTTCAGGCTGCTGTTGGTGGCAATGTGTTGGGCCCGGTTGTGGGAATGGCAGGCTTTGCCGTCGCGTTGGCACTTCCTTTCGGACTTTTTGCGGCATTTCCGGGTTGGTTAAACAGTTTACCGAAATCCGGAGGTTGGTTAAATACCATTAAAGTATCTTTAGGATTTTTAGAGCTGGCCTTAGCCCTTAAATTTTTATCAAACGTAGATTTAGTCTATAATTTTGGCTTGATAAAAAGAGAAACCTTTATCGCAATCTGGATTATCATTTTTCTTGCCTGGGCGATTTACTTACTAGGGAAAATAAAATTTCCGGGTGACAGCCCTAATGTAAAAATCTCAAAAACCCGATGGGCCTTTGTCATTTTAATTTTTGCTTTTATTGCTTATTTAATTCCTGGATTCAGAGGTGCTCCCTTATCATTATTAAGCGGTTTTCCTCCGCCAACTTTCTATTCAATCTTTGAAACAGAGAATAATTGTCCGCATGGGATACCTTGTTTTCATGAATTAGAGGAAGGCTTTGACTATGCTAAAAAAGTTAATAAACCCATATTGCTGGACTTTACCGGGTGGGCCTGTATAAATTGTAGAAAAATGGAGGAAAATGTATGGATAGAGCCGGAAATTTTACCTGTTCTAAAAGAAAAATACATACTTCTCTCGCTCTACGTGGACGACCGAACAATGCTTCCAGAGGATGAGCAATTTGTGTCTGATTGTACCGGTCGAAGAGTCCGTACTATTGGAAATAAGTGGAGCGATTTTCAAGCTTGTGTATATAACATGAACTCTCAACCCTATTATGTACTTTTAAATCATGATGGAAATCCATTAAATGATCCGCGGGGATATACACCTAACAAGAATGAGTTTTTAAACTTCCTGAATGAAGGTCTGGATGAGTTTGAAAGATTACAAGCCCTAACTTCCGGAGAGCTGGGAAAACGAGAAAACTAAGCTTTTACAATCAGGTTAAAATTCTTTTTTCCTTTTTGAATCAACAGATATTTATCGTTAATAAAAGAATCGCTATTTATTTTTTTCTCAGCACTCTGTTGTTTTTCCTTATTTATTGATAGAGCGTTGTTTTTTATATCTCTTTTTAGTGACCCTTTAGAGTCATATATATTGGTATGTTCAACAAGCAGACTTCCAATATCAACACCTTCTCCGGAAAACAAATCTTCAGAAATAATACTTTTAGGCACACCTTCAAAAACATCTAAAAAAGTCTGTTCCGGAATATCACTTAAGGCATGGCTTGTTGATTTTCCAAATAAAATTTCTGATGCGTTTACAGCATTATTATAATCTTCAGCAGAATGAACAAAAGTTGTAATTTCCTTTGCCAGTTCTTTTTGCAGACTTCTTAAATGAGGAGCTTCCTGATGAGTGGAAATAAGACTTTCAATCTTTTCCTTATCATAGAAAGTGAATATTTTTATCATCTTTTCTGCATCCTCATCAGACAGGTTCAGCCAGAATTGATAAAATTTATATGGAGAGGTAAGTTTTGGTGAAAGAAACAGATTTCCTTCTTCAGATTTACCGAATTTTGATCCATCCGTTTTTGTAACTAACGGACTTGTGAGT
This region includes:
- the dnaN gene encoding DNA polymerase III subunit beta, which produces MNFVASSNSLLKQLQSINGVVASNNLLPILEDFLFNLQDGKLHLTATDIDTSMSTEINVESKSNGKIAIPAKMLLEILKSLPEQPVNFNIDEESFSVELKSEYGKYKLAGENGDDFPKIPVEDDVKEIEISAETLFRGLTSTQLAVSDDELRPAMTGILFQIDENGLTMVSTDAHKLVRFRKTDIKTDKPAQFILPKKAAQLLRNNLTGEDSVVRVAFNNKHAFFTFKSMQIICRLIDAKFPDYNSVIPVENPFKMLIEKKDLTGSLKRVMIFSNKSTNQVSLKISGNNLKISGQDIEFYNEAQESLTCNYEGEDIEIGFNAKFLSEMLGVLETDQVSFNLSAPNRAALLFPDKQQENEDILMLIMPLMIRS
- a CDS encoding peptidylprolyl isomerase, whose amino-acid sequence is MTVEKNKVVALTYELSVSDAEETPQMVEKVEEDNPFKFTVGEGNVLESFENNLMGKTPGDEFKFTIESTEGYGNYDPQAVAKVPLEVFSVEGVDKNELLKEGNVVPMQDNQGNRLQGRVMDVGNEDVTMDFNHPLAGKNLHFKGTIVGVE
- a CDS encoding bifunctional UDP-N-acetylmuramoyl-tripeptide:D-alanyl-D-alanine ligase/alanine racemase is translated as MDFLITNEKILENFTIKEIAEITNAKTFGYSHNRVIQSFLTDSRQLTDPENTLFFAWKGKRQDGHRYIQSLYEKGVRAFFTEKKVDVNEYPDAVFLSSENIIDSLQKIAAHYRQQFNFPVIAITGSNGKTIVKEWLNFILSSFYTISRSPASYNSQTGVPLSVLKTNNTHNLGIFEAGISQTGEMEKLENILKPKIGVLTNIGSAHDSGFKSLKEKAAEKMQLFKGSETFIYCSDYAVIEETPFLKNFRGSVIDWSMQRKGAYFAEIKKIPNNQLKISAAAHDDKIEVVIPFCDAASAENAIHTLYVCYTLGLWNEKKLKELFSALPQLKMRLEIREGKNNNVLIDDSYNNDLTALLIALDYAKSQRQKQLHTLILSDLTEDSQKPEIVYKEILRVLEAKEIDKFIAIGDKWSTFLKKHTEKYPFKVSVFQEVQSFLQSAEANAINDSCVLIKGARKYQFEKITSFFQKQVHRTRLEINLDNLAHNLNYFQTLVPADTKLMVMVKALGYGSGAEEISSFLEWQGIHYLAVAYTDEGINLKKQNIKLPIMVMSPDYDALESVIAYRLEPELYSFEVLNEFEKKLEDMLVYEDIPLPYPVHIKIDTGMHRLGFMPEETEKLSKRIQKKKLLKIQSVFSHLSAADNPEKKEFTRTQLSVFENACADIRKTYPHPFLMHILNSSGISFYPEKAYDMVRLGIGLYGFDSNELHYKNLKNVHALKTSVLQVKNLKKDSSIGYTGENYLRKDSKIATIAIGYADGFNRLLGNGNWQVLIKNQFCPTIGNICMDMAMVDVTNVEDVEVGDEVIVFENREAILKMASQNHTIPYEVLTSLSPRIKRVYLKE
- a CDS encoding (2Fe-2S)-binding protein, with amino-acid sequence MKNVVWNDIKDPSISQLKEFELKKVYIHGKELCIGKMKGEFFAVDNKCPHAGGPFDKGFCTSSGFLVCPLHSYKFNVKTSLCSGDSFYRLKKYPVRQLGESLQVGFLDY